One window from the genome of Spirochaeta isovalerica encodes:
- a CDS encoding SH3 domain-containing protein encodes MKIKLIIAMLLLQLSIYPDDIRIQEVDNYNWEATAVINNTNTYLYFDFTSSNQSVKVIEKDLFLNIISENAFKYKLFFDEYPRHIYIYDTDIEEPIYSIEYFEGNYILKMNQISANPKTLISFDSVKNNYVRLFMQGVLNYDRVRLRTAPNLEAKQIDSLMKGDVVKILNRSDYQMKINEMNSFWFKVQTQSGLVGWTYGYFMELGKVINSNNTLNTFIFQKFVNLDQGSNQRFYFYKNNKLVSDSGWIKNNQIYLFENQNRLVSLSDNYRDWVSNQNTNFEAPPLIYIFDFSGELINEIEINNMILYINRIKDSSLFYQVVENGLDSNQIWSNKCIIYNHDGIIVNETIFNDSDSIFEFEYMGKQYRIKLN; translated from the coding sequence ATGAAGATAAAATTAATTATAGCTATGCTGCTGTTACAGCTCTCTATTTACCCAGATGATATTCGTATTCAGGAAGTTGATAATTATAATTGGGAAGCCACAGCAGTAATAAATAATACAAATACATATTTATATTTTGACTTCACATCTTCAAATCAGAGTGTAAAAGTTATTGAAAAAGATTTATTTTTGAATATTATTTCAGAAAATGCATTTAAATATAAGCTTTTTTTTGATGAATATCCTAGGCATATTTATATTTATGATACTGATATTGAAGAACCAATATATTCTATTGAATATTTTGAAGGAAACTATATTTTAAAAATGAATCAAATCAGTGCAAATCCTAAGACATTAATTTCTTTTGATTCTGTGAAAAATAATTATGTTCGTTTATTTATGCAGGGTGTATTAAACTATGACAGAGTAAGATTGAGAACTGCACCTAATTTAGAAGCAAAGCAAATTGATTCATTAATGAAGGGTGATGTTGTTAAAATTCTAAATAGATCTGATTACCAGATGAAAATCAATGAAATGAATTCATTTTGGTTTAAAGTTCAAACGCAATCTGGTCTTGTTGGATGGACATATGGCTATTTTATGGAACTTGGAAAAGTAATTAATAGCAATAACACTCTAAATACTTTTATATTTCAGAAATTTGTGAATTTAGATCAAGGTTCGAATCAGAGATTCTATTTTTATAAAAATAATAAATTGGTTAGTGATTCAGGTTGGATTAAGAATAACCAGATTTATCTGTTTGAAAATCAAAATAGATTAGTGTCTTTAAGTGATAACTATAGAGATTGGGTGTCCAATCAGAATACAAATTTCGAAGCGCCTCCCTTAATATATATTTTTGATTTTAGCGGGGAACTTATAAACGAAATAGAAATTAATAATATGATTTTATATATTAATAGAATTAAAGATTCCTCCCTATTCTATCAAGTTGTTGAAAATGGTCTCGATTCAAACCAAATATGGTCTAATAAATGTATTATTTATAATCATGATGGAATAATTGTGAATGAGACAATATTCAACGATTCTGATTCGATTTTTGAATTTGAATATATGGGTAAACAATATCGTATTAAATTGAATTAA